The following coding sequences are from one Geodermatophilus normandii window:
- the panD gene encoding aspartate 1-decarboxylase: MMRTMLKSKIHRATVTQADLHYVGSVTVDEDLLDAADLIPGEQVAIVDVTNGARLETYVIPGQRGTGVIGINGAAAHLVHPGDLVILISYGLMDETEAKSHIPRVVHVDGANRVVELGGDPSAPVPGATDQRRSDLGVPVR; the protein is encoded by the coding sequence ATGATGCGCACGATGCTCAAGTCCAAGATCCACCGGGCGACGGTGACGCAGGCCGACCTGCACTACGTCGGCTCGGTGACCGTCGACGAGGACCTGCTCGACGCCGCGGACCTCATCCCCGGCGAGCAGGTGGCGATCGTGGACGTGACCAACGGCGCGCGGCTGGAGACCTACGTCATCCCCGGGCAGCGGGGCACCGGGGTCATCGGCATCAACGGCGCCGCCGCGCACCTGGTCCACCCCGGCGACCTGGTCATCCTCATCAGCTACGGCCTGATGGACGAGACCGAGGCCAAGAGCCACATCCCCAGGGTCGTGCACGTCGACGGCGCCAACCGCGTCGTCGAGCTGGGCGGCGACCCCTCCGCGCCGGTGCCCGGCGCGACCGACCAGCGGCGCAGCGACCTCGGCGTCCCCGTCCGGTGA